The genome window AACGCTCATAAAAAGCAAACAGCTATTAGAAAAAAAGCAGGATATAATTAAGAAATTAGGTCTTGATAACTCAAAATTACTTCTGTTATTAAAGATACAAGAAGAGCATATTAAACAGCATCATGCCTTCTGTACCTATCATTTACCAATTAAAGACCACAACTTAGAAATGAACTGTATCGATTCAGCACATATTAAGGGACTGAAATGGAAAACTAGAGAGCCGGTTCCTTTTGAAATCATTCATCGTCATATAAGCCGAGATAGAAGTATGGTTATAAAGGAACGAGAAAACGCACTGCTTCAAAGAAAACAAAAGGATAAGCACTTTTAATAGTGCCGCCCTTATCACAAAAGAGGTGTTTTCTTAAAGAACCAATTCAATGGATTCTTCTTAGAAAACACCTCTTTTTTATTTATCTACTTGAACACCATCGTTACACTTAGATAAAAAATTGACAATTAATTCATTTGATTTTAATGTACGGTTCGGATAAAGACCTTTAACAGCTTGAACCATAGCTTTTCCAACACCTTGATGTCGATGAGATGGATTCACAGTTATATGCTGGATGGTAATGGAAGATTCATCTTCAAAGATAACGCCTATTAAGCCAATAATATCTTCCTCATCCTTCCATAAAAATAATTGCCAATTTTCTTCCGACTCATATTGTTTAATTGTTTGTTGTAATACTTTTAAATCTTTTTCTGCAGGCATAAATGAAAGCAATCCCATTGCAATCTTTTCAAATGCCTTTTTATATCGAATAATCATTAATATCCCTCATTATTTTTAAAACATATTCACTAACAGTTTTCCCATCAAAAATAAGATTCAATCAATCTCCTGATGTTAAATTAAAAATTTTTCATCTTTATGAAACTGAAACGAATTTTTATCATCCTCTTCCTTTTGTAAGAATCATTTAGGACCGCCCCAAAAATATGATAAATGTTATTGGTTCTATCATACATAAATTAGCGATATTCTTCAATGAAAATCTTTTAAGCATAAGGATTCATTCCTACCTATGCCAAATTACCCTTATAGAGATAATACTATTTATCCAGGCCTTTCATCCGTATACATCCGTTGAAGAGAATTTTTAAGGACTTCTAAAATTTCTGGTTGTCCCTCCTCGTCTTCGTTGCTAATAATTTATCCGCTAAACTTTTTTAAATTTATTTCCAATATCATTCCCTTTACTTCCTTCACTTCTTATTATTCTTGCCCGTTGATCGCTTTGTTGTTTACCCCCGAACAAGTCAACTCTGAATTCTACACATAAAGATTTTGAGAAAATGGCTATCTAGCTTCTTAAAAGAAAATCATTTTACTTTCCAAACTAAATCAAAATATTTACCACTTTAAATTTATTTAATACTATATAAAATATGCATCCTATGCAAAAAAGCTACAGAAAAACTTTATTTTTTCAGGAGTTATAGTGAATAATAAAGGGAAAGAAGACAATATAACTAGAAGAGGAAACTTATTATGGATGA of Niallia circulans contains these proteins:
- a CDS encoding DUF309 domain-containing protein — protein: MYPNEYIEFLVHFHCDQDYFECHEILEEYWKKVDPGNKDSIWVGFILLAVSAYHHRRKNFKGAEKTLIKSKQLLEKKQDIIKKLGLDNSKLLLLLKIQEEHIKQHHAFCTYHLPIKDHNLEMNCIDSAHIKGLKWKTREPVPFEIIHRHISRDRSMVIKERENALLQRKQKDKHF
- a CDS encoding GNAT family N-acetyltransferase, which produces MIIRYKKAFEKIAMGLLSFMPAEKDLKVLQQTIKQYESEENWQLFLWKDEEDIIGLIGVIFEDESSITIQHITVNPSHRHQGVGKAMVQAVKGLYPNRTLKSNELIVNFLSKCNDGVQVDK